The following are from one region of the Coffea eugenioides isolate CCC68of chromosome 2, Ceug_1.0, whole genome shotgun sequence genome:
- the LOC113763190 gene encoding lysophospholipid acyltransferase LPEAT2 isoform X2, whose protein sequence is MAADQTLSAPLLDNVPHTVITVHENPPSQAQPPFDNHNQDSSFDEENPYGFLGAHGFEVPGPTTVDPFKNYTLGIDGLYEWVKIVVCLPIAALRLVLFGLCLTVGYVATVCALRGWEDKQNPMPKWRCRLMWVTRLCSRCILFSFGYHWIRRKGRPAPREIAPIVVSNHVSYIEPIFFFYELFPTIVASESHDSMPFVGTIIRAMQVIYVNRFSHSSRKHAVNEIKRKASCDQFPRLLLFPEGTTTNGRAIISFQLGAFIPGYPIQPVIVHYPHVHFDQSWGNISLAKLMFRMFTQFHNFMEVEYLPVVSALENVKENAVQLAQRTSHAIATALNVVQTSHSYGDLMLMTKASEFKQDKPSLYMVEMAWIESSFRLSTLEAVDLLDKFLSMNPDSSCLGRYYSRMRHCYHIFPSLSSPLHPSWLVQDYLDFYFFKGRKKNERLLVNTGSLT, encoded by the exons ATGGCAGCAGACCAGACCCTCTCCGCTCCTCTTCTCGACAACGTGCCCCACACCGTCATCACTGTCCATGAAAACCCACCCTCCCAGGCTCAACCGCCATTCGACAATCATAATCAAGATTCGAGCTTTGATGAAGAGAACCCATATGGGTTTCTTGGGGCTCACGGATTTGAGGTGCCTGGGCCCACGACGGTGGACCCTTTCAAAAACTACACTCTTGGTATTGATGGGTTGTATGAATGGGTGAAGATTGTGGTGTGCTTGCCCATAGCTGCGTTGAGGCTGGTGCTGTTTGGGCTGTGTTTGACGGTGGGGTACGTGGCCACTGTCTGCGCTCTTCGGGGCTGGGAAGATAAGCAAAATCCAATGCCTAAATGGAGGTGTCGGCTCATGTGGGTCACCCGACTCTGTTCCCGTTgcatcctcttttcttttgg TTACCATTGGATCAGACGAAAAGGGAGACCTGCTCCGAGAGAGATTGCTCCTATAGTTGTATCTAATCATGTATCATATATTGAACCTATCTTCTTCTTCTACGAGCTATTTCCTACCATTGTTGCGTCCGAGTCCCATGACTCCATGCCTTTTGTTGGTACCATCATTAGAGCAATGCAG GTTATATATGTGAATAGATTTTCACACTCATCAAGGAAGCATGCTGTAAATGAAATAAAG AGAAAGGCTTCTTGCGATCAATTTCCTCGACTGCTTTTATTTCCCGAGGGAACGACAACAAATGGAAGAGCTATAATTTCTTTCCAACTTGGTGCTTTTATCCCTGGTTATCCTATACAGCCAGTGATTGTCCACTATCCCCATGTGCATTTTGACCAATCATG GGGAAATATTTCATTGGCAAAGCTAATGTTTAGGATGTTCACACAGTTCCACAATTTCATGGAG GTTGAATATCTTCCTGTTGTGTCAGCACTGGAAAATGTGAAGGAAAATGCTGTCCAACTTGCTCAGAGG ACTAGCCATGCTATCGCAACTGCTCTCAATGTTGTTCAAACATCACACTCTTATGGAGATTTGATGCTTATGACTAAGGCATCTGAATTCAAGCAG GACAAGCCCTCTCTCTATATGGTTGAAATGGCTTGGATTGAATCA TCGTTCCGTTTGAGCACTTTGGAAGCTGTTGACCTTCTGGACAAATTTCTTTCAATGAACCCTGATTCCAG CTGCTTAGGTCGATACTATTCAAGGATGAGACACTGCTACCATATATTTCCTTCCCTATCCTCACCTCTCCACCCTTCATGGCTTGTTCAAGACTACCTGGATTTCTATTTTTTcaagggaaggaaaaaaaatgagcgTTTACTTGTGAACACTGGTTCTTTAACTTGA
- the LOC113759611 gene encoding CRS2-associated factor 1, mitochondrial yields MFVCIGRLSRRRKPISSFTALHLYSTTAATSTATSSKLHTKYSFIPPPSLKPQQNPSSTQPTKKLPKPRYRPPSSLDRAGLDPVKSNLPFDFRFSYTESSASVRPIGLREPKYSPFGPGRLDRSWTGVCAPAVDPKEASIESEQELAENRRVMRERIQGEPLSNAERKALVETCQRHRTKRQINLGRDGLTHNMLNDIHNHWKHAEAVRIKCMGVPTVDMKNICTQLEDKTFGKIIQRHCGLLVLYRGRNYRPKKRPIIPLMLWKPQDPVYPRLIKTTIDGLSIEETKQMRKRGLAVPALTKLAKNGYYGSLVPMVRDAFITEELVRIDCKGLERSDYKKVGCKLRDLVPCILVTFEKEQIVVWRGKDYKPVQDGFFIADRELFDDLQNDTVQVVDQNEKRYALQEAQELYSGDE; encoded by the exons ATGTTTGTTTGCATTGGCCGACTAAGTCGCCGGAGAAAACCCATTTCTTCCTTCACCGCCCTGCACCTGTACTCCACCACCGCTGCCACCTCCACCGCCACCTCATCAAAACTCCACACAAAATACTCCTTCATTCCCCCACCTTCTCTAAAACCCCAGCAAAACCCTAGTTCAACCCAGCCCACCAAAAAGCTGCCCAAACCACGTTACCGTCCACCTTCTTCGCTGGATCGAGCTGGGTTAGACCCGGTAAAATCAAACTTACCATTTGATTTCCGGTTCAGTTACACTGAGAGTAGTGCGAGTGTGAGACCAATTGGGCTCCGTGAGCCCAAGTACTCCCCCTTCGGACCGGGTCGATTGGACCGGTCATGGACTGGGGTTTGTGCACCCGCGGTTGACCCGAAAGAGGCGTCTATCGAGAGCGAACAGGAGTTGGCGGAGAACAGGAGGGTGATGAGAGAGAGGATTCAGGGAGAGCCCTTGAGCAATGCTGAGAGGAAAGCACTTGTGGAGACCTGTCAGAGGCATAGAACTAAAAGGCAAATTAACTTAG GTAGAGATGGTTTAACACACAACATGCTGAATGATATCCATAATCACTGGAAACATGCTGAGGCTGTCAGGATAAAGTGTATGGGTGTGCCTACTGTTGATATGAAAAATATATGCACTCAGTTGGAG GACAAGACGTTTGGGAAAATTATCCAGAGACACTGTGGTCTTCTTGTGTTATATAGGGGTAGGAACTATAGACCAAAGAAGCGACCAATCATCCCACTAATGCTGTGGAAGCCTCAAGATCCTGTATACCCAAGGCTTATAAAAACTACAATTGATGGCCTATCGATTGAGGAAACTAAGCAAATGAGAAAGAGAGGATTAGCTGTTCCTGCCTTGACTAAACTCG CTAAAAATGGTTACTATGGAAGTCTTGTGCCTATGGTGAGAGATGCATTCATCACTGAAGAGCTGGTTCGTATAGACTGTAAAGGGCTTGAAAGGAGCGACTACAAAAAAGTTGGATGCAAACTTAGA GATTTGGTTCCTTGCATTTTGGTGACATTTGAGAAGGAGCAGATTGTCGTATGGAGGGGCAAAGACTATAAACCTGTACAGGATGGATTTTTTATTGCAGATAGAGAATTGTTTGATGATCTACAAAATGACACGGTTCAGGTGGTAGATCAGAATGAGAAAAGGTATGCCCTTCAGGAAGCACAAGAGCTCTATTCAGGTGATGAGTGA
- the LOC113760324 gene encoding subtilisin-like protease SBT4.14: MIGYHTYICSSPIRHLLLFLIALTALQAANGDVKKDFYIVFMTDHSILDKEETAVQQTHVDLLASLKGSEADARESLVHSYTKSFNAFAAKLSEDEVGKLSSLDGVGSVIPNRYHKLHTTKSWEFIGLPPTAKRNLQVESNIIVGVLDTGITPQSQSFKDHGLGPPPAKWKGTCNHFANFSGCNNKLIGARYFKLDDFPDPDDILSPLDVDGHGTHTSSTLAGSLVPNANVYGLAKGTARGAVPSARVAMYKVCWASTGCSDMDILAAFDAAIADGVDIISISIGGLSGNYTTDSISMGSFYAMRKGILTVASAGNEGPNIGSVTNHAPWVFTVAASGIDRGFRSKIALGNGQTVSGIGVNTFEPTQKSYPLTSGMDVAKDSKRRNLSSLCIEESMDPKKVKGKIVYCKLAVWGVDSVVKALGGIGTIVESDLFLDTAQIFMAPATMVNSSKGKSITAYIHSTRSPSAVIYRSQELKVQAPFAASFSSRGPNPGSQRLLKPDISAPGIDILASYTRLRSLTGLKGDTQYSDFTFMSGTSMSCPHVSGAAAYVKSFHPNWSPASIKSAIMTTATPMSSKTDRDAEFAHGAGQVNPVKALSPGLVYDMDDFSYIQFLCHEGYNDSSLANLAGQQQINCSKLLPATGEDAINYPTMQLRLKSNQEPTTGIFRRVVTNVGPSQSVYNATIKAPKGVVITVKPTSLSFSRASQKRSFKVVVKANPMSSKELMVSGSLTWRSPGHTVRSPIVIFNPPLRH, translated from the exons ATGATAGGGTACCATACTTACATCTGTTCATCCCCTATTCGTCATCTTCTGCTTTTCCTGATTGCACTGACAGCTCTTCAAGCTGCAAATGGAGACGTCAAGAAG GACTTCTATATCGTTTTCATGACGGATCATTCGATATTGGATAAAGAAGAAACAGCAGTTCAGCAGACACATGTTGATCTTCTCGCATCCCTTAAAGGAAG TGAAGCTGATGCTAGAGAGTCCCTGGTTCATAGTTATACGAAAAGCTTCAACGCGTTTGCAGCAAAGCTGTCTGAAGATGAAGTTGGCAAGTTATCAA GTCTGGATGGAGTTGGTTCAGTGATTCCAAATAGATATCACAAGCTGCATACTACCAAATCATGGGAATTTATTGGACTGCCTCCAACagcaaaaagaaatttgcaagtCGAGAGCAACATCATTGTTGGTGTACTAGATACAG GAATTACTCCACAGTCACAGAGCTTTAAGGATCACGGTCTAGGACCCCCACCAGCTAAATGGAAAGGAACTTGTaatcattttgcaaatttttcaGGATGCAACAA CAAGCTTATAGGAGCAAGATACTTCAAGTTGGACGATTTTCCAGACCCGGACGACATTTTATCACCATTAGATGTTGATGGCCATGGAACTCATACATCATCCACCTTAGCAGGCAGTCTAGTTCCTAATGCAAATGTGTACGGCCTTGCTAAAGGAACCGCCCGCGGGGCAGTCCCATCTGCTCGAGTGGCAATGTACAAAGTCTGTTGGGCGAGTACAGGTTGTTCAGACATGGATATTTTAGCTGCATTTGATGCAGCCATAGCTGATGGCGTGGACATTATATCTATCTCGATTGGCGGTTTATCGGGCAATTATACAACTGATTCTATATCAATGGGATCATTTTATGCGATGAGGAAAGGGATCTTGACCGTGGCTTCTGCAGGAAATGAAGGGCCTAACATTGGTAGTGTCACAAACCATGCTCCATGGGTTTTTACTGTGGCTGCCAGTGGCATTGATCGAGGCTTCAGGAGCAAAATTGCACTTGGAAATGGACAGACAGTCTCA GGAATTGGAGTCAATACCTTTGAACCAACGCAGAAGTCCTATCCCCTTACCAGTGGGATGGATGTAGCAAAAGATTCTAAGAGAAGGAACCTCTCAAG CCTATGTATTGAAGAATCAATGGACCCTAAGAAGGTAAAGGGAAAGATTGTGTATTGCAAGCTTGCTGTGTGGGGTGTTGATTCTGTTGTCAAAGCTCTTGGAGGTATAGGCACCATTGTTGAAAGCGATCTATTTCTGGACACTGCCCAAATTTTCATGGCTCCTGCGACCATGGTGAACTCAAGCAAGGGTAAAAGCATTACTGCTTATATCCACTCAACAAG ATCGCCAAGTGCAGTGATTTACAGATCCCAGGAGCTTAAGGTTCAAGCACCATTTGCTGCTTCATTTTCATCCAGAGGTCCAAATCCTGGAAGCCAACGTCTTCTCAAG CCTGATATTTCAGCTCCCGGGATTGACATTTTGGCATCATACACTCGTCTGAGATCCCTCACTGGATTAAAAGGAGACACCCAATACTCGGATTTCACATTCATGTCTGGAACTTCCATGTCATGTCCACATGTCAGTGGGGCGGCAGCATATGTGAAATCATTCCATCCGAATTGGTCCCCAGCTTCGATCAAGTCTGCCATCATGACCACTG CTACCCCTATGAGCTCCAAAACAGACAGAGATGCTGAATTTGCCCATGGTGCTGGTCAAGTGAATCCAGTGAAAGCTCTGAGCCCCGGACTGGTTTACGACATGGACGATTTCTCATACATTCAGTTCCTCTGTCATGAAGGCTACAATGATTCGTCCTTGGCTAATTTAGCTGGCCAACAACAAATAAATTGTTCCAAATTGCTTCCTGCAACTGGAGAAGATGCTATCAACTATCCAACAATGCAGCTCCGTTTGAAAAGCAATCAAGAGCCAACCACAGGGATTTTCAGAAGGGTAGTCACCAATGTCGGTCCTTCTCAGTCTGTGTACAATGCCACCATTAAAGCACCAAAAGGAGTGGTGATTACGGTGAAACCGACAAGTCTGTCTTTCTCCCGTGCATCACAAAAGAGAAGCTTTAAAGTTGTGGTGAAGGCAAACCCCATGTCAAGTAAGGAGCTAATGGTATCAGGTTCACTCACATGGAGAAGCCCCGGTCATACCGTGAGGAGTCCAATTGTCATCTTTAATCCACCGCTGAGACATTAA